One region of Citrus sinensis cultivar Valencia sweet orange chromosome 6, DVS_A1.0, whole genome shotgun sequence genomic DNA includes:
- the LOC102624512 gene encoding mediator of RNA polymerase II transcription subunit 7a, with translation MATAAYPPPPPYYRLYKEYLQNPNSAPEPPPPIEGTYICFGGNYTTDDVLPSLEEQGVRQLYPKGPNIDFKKELRSLNRELQLHILELSDVLVERPSQYARRVEDISLIFKNLHHLLNSLRPHQARATLIHILELQIQRRKQAVEDIKRRREEAQRRLKESLGTLEGQ, from the exons ATGGCGACAGCTGCATATCCACCACCGCCTCCCTATTACAGACTCTACAAAGAATACCTTCAAAACCCTAATTCCGCTCCGGAGCCTCCTCCGCCAATTGAAGGGACCTACATTTGCTTCGGTGGAAACTACACT aCTGATGACGTGCTGCCGAGCTTAGAAGAGCAAGGAGTGCGTCAGCTTTACCCAAAAGGACCAAATATTG ATTTCAAGAAAGAATTGAGGTCACTGAACAGAGAATTGCAGCTGCACATATTGGAACTTTCTGATGTCCTTGTTGAGAGACCATCTCAATATGCCAGGAGAGTGGAAGACATATCTCTTATATTCAAGAACTTGCATCATCTTCTCAATTCATTACGTCCTCATCAG GCTAGAGCAACATTAATACATATCCTAGAGCTTCAGATACAGCGCCGTAAACAAGCTGTGGAGGATATAAAGAG GCGGAGAGAAGAAGCACAACGACGTCTCAAGGAGTCCCTTGGAACCTTAGAGGGACAGTAG